The proteins below come from a single Miscanthus floridulus cultivar M001 chromosome 1, ASM1932011v1, whole genome shotgun sequence genomic window:
- the LOC136490479 gene encoding uncharacterized protein isoform X1, which produces MQEQHVAGWPRDHLDALRQEFMAMMQATHVQASTQQTNKDGGQNAEVAATTNMDEENVNIESEEISHQQENQDSIPPQTQLVATTAAGTSNGRTTRNSGANKTQTGQNKGGDTTVSFTTTKALRDAAAKKRALSKRNEQAGKAHVIFDSTACEYF; this is translated from the exons ATGCAGGAGCAGCACGTCGCAGGCTGGCCTCGTGACCATCTGGATG CCCTTAGGCAAGAGTTTATGGCAATGATGCAAGCAACACATGTACAAGCATCAACACAACAG ACTAACAAAGATGGGGGACAAAATGCAGAGGTTGCTGCTACAacaaacatggatgaagaaaatgTAAATATAGAAAGTGAAGAAATATCACATCAGCAG GAAAACCAAGATAGCATCCCACCACAAACACAACTCGTAGCTACAACAGCGGCAGGTACAAGTAATGGTCGCACAACTAGAAATAGTGGTGCGAATAAGACTCAAACTGGCCAAAACAAAGGAGGGGATACGACAGTTAGTTTTACTACTACTAAAGCACTGAGGGATGCTGCGGCTAAGAAACGAGCATTATCCAAAAGGAATGAACAAGCTGGCAAAGCACATGTGATTTTTGACTCCACTGCCTGTGAATATTTCTAA
- the LOC136490479 gene encoding uncharacterized protein isoform X4: MQEQHVAGWPRDHLDALRQEFMAMMQATHVQASTQQTNKDGGQNAEVAATTNMDEENVNIESEEISHQQENQDSIPPQTQLVATTAAGTSNGRTTRNSGANKTQTGQNKGGDTTVSFTTTKALRDAAAKKRALSKRNEQAGKAHEQYRV, translated from the exons ATGCAGGAGCAGCACGTCGCAGGCTGGCCTCGTGACCATCTGGATG CCCTTAGGCAAGAGTTTATGGCAATGATGCAAGCAACACATGTACAAGCATCAACACAACAG ACTAACAAAGATGGGGGACAAAATGCAGAGGTTGCTGCTACAacaaacatggatgaagaaaatgTAAATATAGAAAGTGAAGAAATATCACATCAGCAG GAAAACCAAGATAGCATCCCACCACAAACACAACTCGTAGCTACAACAGCGGCAGGTACAAGTAATGGTCGCACAACTAGAAATAGTGGTGCGAATAAGACTCAAACTGGCCAAAACAAAGGAGGGGATACGACAGTTAGTTTTACTACTACTAAAGCACTGAGGGATGCTGCGGCTAAGAAACGAGCATTATCCAAAAGGAATGAACAAGCTGGCAAAGCACAT GAGCAATATAGAGTTTGA
- the LOC136490479 gene encoding uncharacterized protein isoform X3 has product MQEQHVAGWPRDHLDALRQEFMAMMQATHVQASTQQTNKDGGQNAEVAATTNMDEENVNIESEEISHQQENQDSIPPQTQLVATTAAGTSNGRTTRNSGANKTQTGQNKGGDTTVSFTTTKALRDAAAKKRALSKRNEQAGKAHVIFDSTA; this is encoded by the exons ATGCAGGAGCAGCACGTCGCAGGCTGGCCTCGTGACCATCTGGATG CCCTTAGGCAAGAGTTTATGGCAATGATGCAAGCAACACATGTACAAGCATCAACACAACAG ACTAACAAAGATGGGGGACAAAATGCAGAGGTTGCTGCTACAacaaacatggatgaagaaaatgTAAATATAGAAAGTGAAGAAATATCACATCAGCAG GAAAACCAAGATAGCATCCCACCACAAACACAACTCGTAGCTACAACAGCGGCAGGTACAAGTAATGGTCGCACAACTAGAAATAGTGGTGCGAATAAGACTCAAACTGGCCAAAACAAAGGAGGGGATACGACAGTTAGTTTTACTACTACTAAAGCACTGAGGGATGCTGCGGCTAAGAAACGAGCATTATCCAAAAGGAATGAACAAGCTGGCAAAGCACATGTGATTTTTGACTCCACTGCCT GA
- the LOC136490479 gene encoding uncharacterized protein isoform X2, translating into MGTYGYVAPEYVLTALRQEFMAMMQATHVQASTQQTNKDGGQNAEVAATTNMDEENVNIESEEISHQQENQDSIPPQTQLVATTAAGTSNGRTTRNSGANKTQTGQNKGGDTTVSFTTTKALRDAAAKKRALSKRNEQAGKAHVIFDSTACEYF; encoded by the exons ATGGGAACCTATGGATATGTTGCCCCTGAATATGTATTGACTG CCCTTAGGCAAGAGTTTATGGCAATGATGCAAGCAACACATGTACAAGCATCAACACAACAG ACTAACAAAGATGGGGGACAAAATGCAGAGGTTGCTGCTACAacaaacatggatgaagaaaatgTAAATATAGAAAGTGAAGAAATATCACATCAGCAG GAAAACCAAGATAGCATCCCACCACAAACACAACTCGTAGCTACAACAGCGGCAGGTACAAGTAATGGTCGCACAACTAGAAATAGTGGTGCGAATAAGACTCAAACTGGCCAAAACAAAGGAGGGGATACGACAGTTAGTTTTACTACTACTAAAGCACTGAGGGATGCTGCGGCTAAGAAACGAGCATTATCCAAAAGGAATGAACAAGCTGGCAAAGCACATGTGATTTTTGACTCCACTGCCTGTGAATATTTCTAA